One genomic segment of Vespa crabro chromosome 3, iyVesCrab1.2, whole genome shotgun sequence includes these proteins:
- the LOC124422672 gene encoding cap-specific mRNA (nucleoside-2'-O-)-methyltransferase 1, with protein MDKISNFNNDLFLSENEYDGNDGDYNDNEVTRYHDTQSNFKSKTKKKYRTSASESTVKKKKRSKKGTDVMSNLNREKEASKSNSNNYEGDYSKKCNETDNDPEFEIKHGSYFEDFNEGTQVDRIQDMTSPFSTEASVSNMSKGIKRRHISTDDDTDNDDQKTCNNSYDDDRNRGFMKDNMGYNIDKSHEKNRQSHLGSYYDFNKSQFESSYEMTANFSEDTSAFNMPKSGKIKYNESFDDNKSLKVNDNSDEENSSKKICLEKIGNVTSNTTGNATNGKGKAELMMEKMGYQAGKGLGKHNQGRLEPVQTSMQRGRRGIGHSYPELEAASLKWDPKEEIIQIKEDMEWLQNTHHHALTTKEMHDWMVLGPKKDTIHNETKFCESKIVKDIINSKTIFNRIDKVEMRKARTRSNPYETIRGAFFLNRAAVKMANMDKACDFLFTRPANLKSNELLYFADVCAGPGGFSEYVLWRKKWHAKGFGFTLKNENDFQLGDFYAGSPETFHTFYGPKGNGDVFDTSNQEAFRDLIMKHTHGKGVHFMMSDGGFSVEGQENIQEILSKQLYLCQCLVALMIVRDGGNFVTKLFDLFTPFSAGLVYLMYRCFDEICICKPNTSRPANSERYLICKGKRHDTHDIMKYLFHGNKLLLKSDKDKDVMELVPLEELEMEKEFLQYLRRSNNELGKKQIIGLLKIAAFCEDNALLEPRQADMRRQCLEYWELPDESRTLPPFYKPQDKIKLLIKDRDTLLSYQPQKLTNENIKHTILSSPYDWLCTPCGTGQFIESDKMATFYMSMGRRKVYRYTKNSWDQINDLKIELPPDTLVYAEVISETTKERKSQHKIFALHILDGWILGGEDISQKYLPDRHELIKKFCEALWKPSPNDFARVRAKELYPFDPDIDKKLQVIQRLMKNNRPELTCDIPRTFLDDEDTPYFVPKSVIFLRSTSRPWFRYKSRSQNETYVHNSKTNESHYDIRRPPAAEAKFEETFSNSIIWFWPHDETLSMEAVVQFVRAKCLGTNR; from the exons atggATAAAATAAGTAACTTTAACAATGATCTTTTTCTGTCAGAGAATGAATATG ATGGAAATGATGGTGACTATAATGACAATGAAGTTACGAGATATCATGATACACAGAGTAATTTCAaatcaaaaacgaaaaagaaatatcgtacTTCAGCTTCTGAAAGTAcggttaagaaaaagaaacggagcAAAAAAGGAACTGACGTAATGTCAAATCTTAATAGGGAAAAAGAAGCTTCTAAATCGAATTCTAACAATTATGAAGGTGACTATTCaaaaaaatgtaatgaaaCTGACAATGATCCTGAATTCGAGATAAAACATGGTTCATATTTTGAAGACTTCAATGAAGGTACACAGGTTGATAGAATACAGGACATGACCTCACCTTTCAGTACTGAAGCATCTGTTTCCAATATGTCAAAAGGAATTAAAAGACGTCATATATCGACTGATGATGATACAGATAATGACGATCAAAAAACGTGTAATAATTCATATGATGACGATAGAAATAGAGGATTTATGAAAGACAATATGggatataatattgataaaagcCACGAGAAGAATAGACAAAGTCATTTAGGatcttattatgattttaataaaagtcaATTTGAAAGTTCATACGAGATGACAGCAAATTTCAGCGAAGATACATCTGCATTCAATATGCCGAAAAGTGGTAAAATAAAGTACAATGAATCATTTGACGATAATAAGTCATTAAAAGTGAATGATAATAGCGACGAAGAGAATTCTTCCAAGAAAATTTGTTtggaaaaaataggaaatgTAACGTCAAACACAACAGGTAATGCTACTAATGGAAAGGGAAAAGCAGAGCTTATGATGGAAAAAATGGGATATCAGGCTGGTAAAGGTCTTGGAAAACATAATCAAGGTCGATTGGAGCCAGTACAAACTTCAATGCAACGTGGACGCCGAGGTATCGGTCATTCTTATCCTGAACTTGAAGCTGCGAGCCTTAAGTGGGATcctaaagaagaaataatacagATTAAAGAAGATATGGAATGGTTACAAAATACACACCATCATGCATTAACTACAAAAGAAATGCACGATTGGATGGTATTGGGTCCAAAAAAAGATAcgatacataatgaaactaaaTTTTGCGAATCAAAAATAGTGAAAGATATCATAAattcaaaaacaatatttaatagGATAGATAAAGTAGAAATGCGTAAAGCAAGAACACGTTCCAATCCATATGAAACAATTAGAGGTgcattctttttaaatcgtgCTGCTGTCAAAATGGCAAACATGGATAAAGCTTGCGATTTTCTATTTACAAGGCCGGCTAATTTAAAAAGTAACGAGCTATTGTATTTTGCGGACGTATGCGCTGGTCCGGGTGGCTTTAGTGAATACGTTTTATGGAGGAAAAAATGGCACGCTAAAGGATTTGgttttactttaaaaaatgAGAATGATTTTCAACTAGGTGATTTCTATGCCGGATCGCCAGAAACTTTTCATACCTTTTATGGTCCAAAGGGCAATGGTGATGTATTTGACACAAGTAACCAGGAGGCTTTTAGAgatttaataatgaaacataCTCATGGCAAGGGTGTACATTTTATGATGTCAGATGGTGGATTTTCAGTTGAAGgacaagaaaatattcaagaaattttatcgaaacaaTTATATTTGTGTCAATGCTTAGTAGCCTTAATGATAGTAAGAGATGGCGGTAATTTTGTAACGAAACTATTTGATCTCTTTACGCCTTTCAGTGCAGGATTAGTATATTTGATGTATCGTTGTTTCGACGAAATATGTATTTGTAAGCCAAATACTTCAAGACCGGCAAATTCTGAAAGATATCTGATATGCAAAGGAAAACGTCATGATACACATGATATTATGAAGTATTTATTTCatggaaataaattattattgaagtcAGACAAAGATAAGGATGTCATGGAATTAGTTCCATTAGAAGAAttggaaatggaaaaagaatttctccAATATTTGAGAAGATCCAACAATGAACttggaaagaaacaaattatagGTCTTCTCAAAATAGCTGCTTTTTGTGAAGATAATGCACTTTTGGAACCAAGGCAAGCAGATATGCGACGACAATGTTTAGAATATTGGGAACTGCCAGATGAAAGTCGTACATTACCACCTTTTTATAAACCacaagataaaattaaacttCTCATTAAAGATCGTGATACTCTACTTTCATATCAGCcacaaaaattaacaaatgaaaatattaagcaCACTATATTATCTTCGCCATATGATTGGCTATGTACACCTTGTGGTACTGGACAATTTATAGAATCCGATAAAATGGCTACATTTTATATGAGTatgggaagaagaaaagtatatCGTTATACAAAGAATAGTTGGGATCAAATTAATGATCTTAAAATAGAATTACCTCCTGACACACTTGTATATGCTGAAGTAATAAGTGAAACtacaaaagaaaggaagagtcAACACAAAATATTTGCACTGCATATTTTAGATGGTTGGATATTGGGCGGAGAAGACATCAGTCAAAAATACTTACCAGACag GCATgaacttataaaaaaattttgtgaAGCCTTATGGAAACCATCTCCCAATGATTTTGCAAGAGTACGTGCAAAAGAATTATATCCCTTTGATCctgatattgataaaaaactACAAGTTATTCAGCgtcttatgaaaaataatcgtcCAGAATTAACTTGTGATATACCAAGAACATTTCTAGATGATGAGGATACACCATACTTCGTACCAAAAAGTGTTATCTTTTTAAGAAGTACTAGTCGACCTTGGTTTCGATATAAGAGTAGAAGTCAAAATGAAACATACGTTCATAATAGCAAAACTAATGAATCACATTATGATATACGAAGACCACCAGCAGCAGAAGCTAAATTTGAAGAAACATTTTCTAATAGTATTATATGGTTTTGGCCCCACGATGAAACACTTTCTATGGAAGCTGTAGTACAATTTGTTAGAGCAAAATGTTTAGGaacaaatagataa
- the LOC124422674 gene encoding zinc finger CCCH domain-containing protein 15 homolog, translating into MPPKKAPAPSKKAEQKKKEKVIEDKTFGIKNKKGAKQQKFIQQVEKQVKSGGVNPRKIEDPNAKKLEKEKKLREQKELALIFKPVQAQKIDKSTDPKSVICAFFKQGQCGKGDKCKFSHDLSIERKAEKRSLYCDMRDDDKEADTMDKWDEDKLKEVVEKKHGGSGQRPTTDIICKHFLGAVEKSKYGWFWECPVGQKCIYRHALPPGFVLKKDKKKEDKKDEISLEDLIERERANLGPNQTKITLETFLAWKKRKLQEKKEQAIKDEEKRRNDYKAGRQVGISGREMFYFNPELAAGDGIDDGDEAISSYVREEDEEEDKIEYRELDMERLAFEASETDTTGITVASTDRLKANGTAEDNKDSTVTVGEGATALAINENLFMEEDLEDLEEELGDLDLEE; encoded by the exons GATAAAACATttggtataaaaaataaaaaaggtgcAAAGCAGCAAAAATTTATACAACAAGTAGAAAAACAAGTAAAATCTGGTGGTGTTAATCCACGTAAGATAGAAGATCCTAATGCTAAAAAacttgaaaaggaaaaaaaattgagagaacAGAAAGAATTGGCACTTATTTTCAAACCAGTTCAAGCACAAAAGATAGACAAAA GTACGGATCCGAAATCTGTTATATGTGCATTTTTTAAACAAGGACAATGCGGAAAAGGAGATAAGTGTAAATTTTCTCATGACTTAAGTATAGAACGCAAAGCAGAGAAACGATCTCTATATTGTGATATGAGGGACGATGATAAAGAAGCAGACACCATGGATAAATGGGACGAAGACAAATTAAAAGAGGTTGTAGAGAAGAAACATGGGGGAAGTGGTCAACGACCTACTACAGATATT ATCTGTAAACATTTCTTAGGAGCAGTAGAAAAATCAAAGTATGGATGGTTTTGGGAATGTCCAGTTGGTCAAAAGTGTATATACAGACACGCGTTGCCACCTGGTTTTGTtcttaagaaagataaaaagaaagaggataagAAAGATGAAATTTCATTGGAGGATCTAATCGAGAGGGAAAGAGCAAATTTAGGACCTAATCAG ACAAAAATAACTTTAGAAACCTTTTTGGcttggaaaaagagaaaattacaagaaaagaaagaacaagctatcaaggatgaagaaaaacgaagaaatgattataaagCAGGTCGTCAAGTGGGTATATCCGGTCGTGAAATGTTCTACTTCAATCCAGAACTTGCTGCTGGAGATG GTattgatgatggtgatgaagCAATATCTAGTTATGTGCGtgaggaagatgaagaagaagataagatTGAATATAGGGAACTTGATATGGAACGACTTGCCTTTGAAGCTAGTGAGACTGATACTACGGGTATAACAGTTGCATCTACAGATCGTTTGAAAGCTAATGGTACTGCTGAAGACAATAAAGATAGTACTG TGACTGTAGGAGAAGGTGCAACTGCCTTAGcaataaatgaaaatctatTTATGGAAGAAGATTTAGAAGATTTAGAAGAAGAATTAGGGGACCTGGACTTAGAGGAGTGA
- the LOC124422673 gene encoding nudC domain-containing protein 1, giving the protein MTKIIELRPDRSLLNPRFEKYQFSPDVVPVKSEISLENDVFRLELSPDQESWLEVRLFALHNHLFKNPYDTSCWFMDKEYIIWRLNKNGSLQKIHKLYTSNTKSSKSLYNPSIGFTVNSVVVISNGDSRLHLLKEDKSGHVKAFLLEEAEPGVILDVRYVQTKSQVIVTLSSIADDNGKKCTKLILLFYTWQQSDKNQETFHLSNKQVLKVRGTVEYVFIEENGDHLHSICQNNITFESNNQTITESSITDIGDKEHIKIPKYCWSQDEDSLTVWIKIPEKYYQSQAKVNVKSTEILITVNNNVLIQGECQHRLDEKLTTWKHEKDTLKLDLVKFQSGLMWNELIKGDTGGECLSNESLAAEIHSRLAHLCSENPDAPGGEGQPYLGFNSEQLEECDIEGKDNILQRINLISQKTTHIATLGTNNHVLFTYKMKFGQAICLRHDHDGCLWITDIVEDNVWNIKHTTTFPGFGYVEASKSNKKFCVCSPDGSYVAIIEHTRHVFLYEKPESGSEISKQWIVDLECDPSSSIIMGAVATNKYLIILTKNKLYHLQIYP; this is encoded by the exons atgacaaaaataatagaattacgCCCTGATAGATCTCTTTTAAATCCACGTTTTGAAAAGTATCAATTCTCTCCAGACGTTGTTCCTGTGAAATCTGAAATAAGTTTGGAAAATG atGTATTTAGGTTAGAATTGAGTCCCGATCAAGAATCTTGGTTGGAGGTAAGGTTATTTGCACTTcacaatcatttatttaaaaacccTTATGATACATCATGTTGGTTTatggataaagaatatataatttggCGACTGAATAAAAATGGATCTCTTcagaaaatacataaattatatacttctAATACTAAATCATCAAAGTCATTATACAACCCATCGATTGGATTTACTGTCAACAGCGTTGTAGTAATTTCCAATGGAGATAGCAGGCtccatttattaaaagaagataaatctGGCCATGTTAAAGCATTTCTGTTAGAAGAAGCAGAACCTGGAGTTATTTTAGATGTTCGATATGTACAAACTAAATCTCAAGTTATTGTTACATTATCATCTATTGCTGATGATAATGGAAAAAAGTGTACAAagcttatattattattttatacttgGCAACAATCTGATAAAAATCAAGaaacttttcatttatctAACAAACAAGTATTAAAGGTACGAGGTACCGtagaatatgtatttatagaagaaaatgGTGACCATTTACATTCAATttgtcaaaataatattacttttgaaTCTAACAATCAAACAATCACAGAAAGTAGTATAACGGATATAGGCGATAAAGAACATATAAAAATTCCTAAATATTGCTGGTCTCAAGATGAAGATTCACTCACAGTTTGGATTAAAATacctgaaaaatattatcaaagcCAGGCAAAAGTTAATGTAAAATCaactgaaatattaattactgtaaataataatgttttaataCAAGGTGAATGTCAACACAGATTAGATGAGAAACTTACAACTTGGAAACATGAGAAGGATACATTAAAATTGGATTTAGTAAAGTTTCAAAGTGGTTTAATGTGGAATGAGTTAATTAAAGGCGATACAGGGGGTGAATGTTTGTCAAATGAATCACTAGCAGCTGAAATTCATTCTag atTAGCACATCTATGCTCTGAAAATCCAGATGCACCTGGTGGCGAAGGTCAACCATATCTAGGATTTAATTCTGAACAATTGGAAGAATGCGACatagaaggaaaagataacATTCTGCAAAGAATAAATCTTATATCGCAGAAAACGACACATATAGCCACTCTTGGAACAAATAATCatgtattatttacatataaaatgaaatttggaCAGGCAATATGTCTCAGACACGATCATGATGGCTGCCTTTGGATTACGGATATTGTAGAAGACAATGTATGGAATATAAAACATACTACAACATTCCCAGGTTTTGGTTATGTTGAAGcaagtaaaagtaataaaaaattttgtgtATGTTCTCCAG ATGGTTCTTATGTTGCCATAATAGAACATACAAGAcatgtttttctttatgaaaAACCTGAAAGTGGTTCCGAGATAAGTAAACAATGGATTGTAGATTTGGAATGTGATCCTTCATCTTCTATCATAATGGGAGCAGTTgctacaaataaatatttaataatacttactaaaaacaaattataccatttacaaatttatccataa